A genomic stretch from Corynebacterium faecale includes:
- a CDS encoding ABC transporter ATP-binding protein has protein sequence MINRLLRTAIPVRSTLIASAMLRLLSQLGTAGLILVPAWVFATDAEISLLALGAIMSILALLAAVSRWGEQVCGHRAAFTLLARMRVELYDALVRQGTPRVRSGSGAVLAVATRDINAIEVFFAHTIGPAVTAAILSVMATVTLFLLDPMAGLIGCVGIIIGWVIPVAGRAPSGPGEASLRSSISQHLSEDAAGRLEIRSHRAEDNRLRQLTSLEKGLDQAVTAQGVRVGIRQGVALVWPWITATLILVATADVVAAILVLAVAPALDAVEGFARTLPTALGSAQRFYAILDAPVTIPDTPTPVALPDGPLDIVWDNVTLGFGQPLLEKFTTTVAAGEHVGLVGPSGRGKSTLASTLVRLLDVDDGQVLLGGVEVRDVSLEQLRDAVCFVEQTSTLFRGTVLDNLRVGNTSLTEDEAMRAMRAASIGDVGLDTDSVALSGGQRQRVCLARALARRPRVLILDEATSHQDALNQAELSKTLSALEDTTVIIIAHRRAALAGVDRVIELA, from the coding sequence ATGATCAACAGACTGCTCCGAACCGCCATTCCTGTACGAAGCACGCTCATCGCATCCGCGATGTTGCGTTTGCTCAGCCAGCTGGGGACCGCAGGTCTCATTCTCGTACCCGCCTGGGTGTTTGCCACTGACGCAGAGATCTCCCTGCTGGCACTCGGGGCCATCATGTCCATCCTGGCGCTTCTCGCGGCAGTGAGCCGCTGGGGCGAGCAGGTATGCGGCCACCGAGCCGCGTTCACTCTGCTTGCCCGCATGCGCGTCGAGCTTTACGACGCCCTGGTCCGTCAAGGTACCCCACGCGTCAGGTCAGGTAGCGGTGCCGTTCTAGCTGTGGCCACCCGGGACATCAATGCGATCGAGGTGTTCTTCGCCCACACGATCGGCCCCGCGGTCACGGCGGCGATACTGAGCGTCATGGCCACGGTGACCCTGTTTCTCCTGGATCCCATGGCCGGCCTCATCGGATGCGTGGGCATCATCATCGGGTGGGTGATCCCGGTTGCCGGGCGGGCTCCATCGGGGCCGGGAGAAGCCTCTTTGCGCAGTTCAATCTCACAGCATCTGTCCGAGGATGCCGCGGGCCGCCTGGAGATCCGCTCACACCGTGCGGAAGACAACCGGCTGCGGCAGTTGACCTCGCTCGAAAAAGGGTTGGATCAGGCGGTCACAGCGCAGGGGGTGCGGGTGGGCATCCGACAGGGAGTGGCCCTGGTGTGGCCGTGGATCACGGCAACACTCATCCTGGTGGCCACCGCTGATGTCGTGGCGGCGATCCTGGTTCTCGCCGTGGCACCGGCACTGGATGCCGTGGAGGGTTTCGCCAGGACCCTTCCCACCGCGCTGGGCAGTGCACAGCGTTTCTACGCGATCCTCGACGCTCCGGTGACCATCCCGGATACTCCCACACCCGTGGCACTCCCCGATGGCCCACTCGACATCGTCTGGGACAACGTAACCCTCGGATTCGGGCAACCGCTGCTGGAGAAGTTCACCACCACCGTGGCCGCAGGAGAACACGTTGGACTGGTGGGACCGAGTGGCCGCGGTAAATCCACCCTGGCCAGCACCCTGGTCCGTCTCCTCGACGTGGACGATGGGCAGGTCCTCCTCGGAGGAGTCGAGGTCAGGGACGTCTCCCTGGAACAGCTGCGAGACGCGGTCTGTTTCGTGGAGCAGACCTCCACGCTGTTCCGTGGCACGGTGTTGGACAATCTCCGGGTGGGTAATACCTCGCTCACCGAGGATGAGGCCATGCGGGCCATGAGGGCGGCCTCCATCGGCGATGTGGGACTGGATACCGATTCGGTAGCACTGTCCGGCGGACAACGTCAGCGTGTGTGCCTCGCCCGTGCACTGGCGCGACGCCCGCGCGTCCTGATCCTGGATGAGGCCACCAGCCACCAGGATGCCCTCAACCAGGCCGAACTATCCAAAACGCTGTCTGCATTGGAAGATACCACCGTGATCATCATTGCCCATCGCCGAGCTGCGCTGGCTGGAGTGGATCGCGTGATCGAATTGGCCTGA
- the gdhA gene encoding NADP-specific glutamate dehydrogenase, translated as MTVDEQVSNYYDMLLKRNAGEPEFHQAVAEVLESLKIVLEKDPHYADYGLIQRLCEPERQLIFRVPWVDDNGKVQVNRGFRVQFNSALGPYKGGIRFHPSVNLGIVKFLGFEQIFKNSLTGLPIGGGKGGSDFDPKGKSELEIMRFCQSFMTELHRHIGEYRDVPAGDIGVGGREIGYLFGQYRRLANQHESGVLTGKGLTWGGSLVRTEATGFGAVYFVQEMIKAEGESISGKKVIVSGSGNVATYAIQKAQELGAIVVGFSDSSGWVSTPNGVDVSKLREIKESRRARVSVYADEIEGAEYHTEGSIWDLAADIALPCATQNELDGDNARTLADNGCRFVAEGANMPSTPEAIEVFRERGVLFGPGKAANAGGVATSALEMQQNASRDSWSFEYTDERLHRIMKNIFASCANTAKEYGHEKNYVVGANIAGFRKVADAMLAQGVI; from the coding sequence AACTACTACGACATGCTGCTGAAGCGCAACGCCGGTGAGCCAGAGTTCCACCAGGCCGTGGCAGAGGTTCTCGAATCTCTCAAGATCGTCCTGGAGAAGGATCCCCATTACGCCGATTATGGTCTGATCCAGCGTCTCTGCGAGCCGGAGCGCCAGCTGATCTTCCGCGTCCCTTGGGTTGATGACAATGGCAAGGTGCAGGTCAACCGTGGTTTCCGAGTCCAGTTCAACTCAGCTCTGGGTCCGTACAAGGGTGGCATCCGTTTCCATCCTTCTGTGAACCTGGGCATCGTCAAATTCCTCGGCTTTGAGCAGATCTTCAAGAACTCCCTGACCGGTCTGCCCATCGGTGGCGGCAAGGGTGGATCCGACTTTGACCCCAAGGGTAAGTCCGAGCTGGAGATCATGCGCTTCTGCCAGTCGTTCATGACCGAGCTCCACCGCCATATTGGTGAATACCGCGATGTTCCCGCCGGTGACATCGGAGTGGGCGGCCGTGAGATCGGTTACCTCTTCGGCCAGTATCGTCGCCTGGCCAACCAGCATGAGTCCGGCGTGCTCACCGGAAAGGGACTGACCTGGGGTGGATCCCTGGTCCGCACTGAGGCCACCGGCTTCGGCGCCGTCTACTTCGTGCAGGAGATGATCAAGGCCGAAGGTGAGTCCATCAGCGGCAAGAAGGTCATCGTTTCCGGTTCCGGAAATGTTGCCACCTACGCCATTCAGAAGGCACAGGAACTCGGTGCCATCGTGGTGGGATTCTCCGACTCCAGTGGTTGGGTCTCCACCCCGAACGGTGTGGATGTGTCCAAACTCCGCGAGATCAAAGAGTCCCGTCGCGCCCGTGTCTCCGTCTACGCCGATGAGATCGAGGGCGCAGAGTACCACACCGAGGGTTCCATCTGGGATCTTGCGGCTGATATCGCCCTGCCCTGCGCGACTCAGAATGAACTCGACGGCGACAACGCACGCACCCTGGCGGACAATGGCTGCCGCTTCGTCGCGGAGGGCGCGAACATGCCGTCCACCCCGGAAGCCATCGAGGTCTTCCGTGAGCGTGGCGTCCTGTTCGGACCTGGCAAGGCCGCCAATGCCGGCGGCGTGGCCACCTCGGCTCTGGAGATGCAGCAGAACGCCTCCAGGGATTCCTGGAGCTTCGAATACACCGATGAGCGCCTCCACCGCATCATGAAGAACATCTTCGCGTCCTGCGCTAACACCGCCAAGGAATATGGACACGAGAAGAACTACGTGGTCGGTGCCAACATCGCCGGTTTCCGTAAGGTCGCCGACGCCATGCTCGCACAGGGTGTCATCTAG